A part of Tardiphaga sp. vice304 genomic DNA contains:
- a CDS encoding nickel/cobalt transporter, with protein sequence MTRHIVLIFTCAALVVAVLTDASLHTALAQNPFGAPKAAPDSQVGGIIGWLLTKQSEFYREMSATIRAAKTDGSAVWTLLFISFAYGIFHAAGPGHGKAVISSYLIANEETALRGIALSFVSALMQALVAVLIVGIGAWLLNVTAKTMCGTERIIEIASYVLIAAFGARLVWSKGRGLLRAWRPSLAALTPELAIAHAGASHHDHHGHDHHHGHDHAPAHTAHAEPAAHGHAHVHDEHCGHSHGPTPDQLAGPGGWTRGLSAIVAVGMRPCSGAILVLVFALAQGMFWAGIAAAFVMGLGTAITVASIAVIAVTAKGLARRLAAGREGRGALMMRGLEFGAAGLVFLFGIGLLLGYVATERVTCF encoded by the coding sequence ATGACGCGGCACATCGTCTTGATTTTTACATGCGCTGCTCTTGTCGTCGCCGTGCTTACCGACGCCTCCCTGCACACCGCCCTTGCCCAGAATCCGTTCGGCGCTCCGAAAGCCGCGCCGGATTCGCAGGTTGGCGGCATCATCGGCTGGCTCTTGACCAAGCAATCCGAATTCTACCGCGAGATGTCCGCCACGATCCGGGCCGCGAAGACCGACGGCAGCGCGGTGTGGACGCTGCTCTTCATCTCGTTCGCCTACGGCATCTTCCACGCCGCCGGTCCCGGCCACGGCAAGGCGGTGATCTCGTCCTATTTGATCGCCAACGAGGAAACCGCCTTGCGCGGCATCGCGCTGTCGTTCGTCTCCGCGCTGATGCAGGCACTGGTGGCGGTGCTGATCGTCGGCATCGGGGCCTGGCTGCTCAACGTCACCGCCAAGACGATGTGCGGCACCGAGCGCATCATCGAGATCGCCAGCTATGTGCTGATCGCGGCATTCGGCGCCCGGCTGGTGTGGAGCAAGGGGCGTGGCCTGTTGCGGGCCTGGCGTCCGTCGCTGGCCGCGCTCACGCCGGAACTCGCCATCGCTCATGCCGGTGCGTCCCATCACGATCATCACGGCCATGATCACCACCATGGTCACGACCACGCACCTGCCCATACGGCACATGCCGAGCCGGCCGCGCATGGCCATGCCCACGTCCACGACGAGCATTGCGGCCATTCGCATGGTCCGACGCCGGACCAGCTTGCCGGCCCCGGCGGCTGGACGCGCGGGCTGTCGGCGATTGTCGCGGTCGGCATGCGGCCCTGTTCCGGCGCGATTCTGGTACTGGTGTTCGCGCTGGCGCAGGGCATGTTCTGGGCCGGCATCGCCGCCGCCTTCGTCATGGGCCTGGGGACCGCCATCACCGTGGCCAGCATTGCCGTCATCGCCGTGACGGCCAAGGGCCTGGCGCGGCGCCTCGCCGCGGGCCGGGAGGGCCGCGGTGCCCTGATGATGCGCGGGCTCGAATTCGGTGCCGCAGGGCTGGTGTTCCTGTTTGGCATCGGCCTGTTGCTGGGCTATGTGGCTACCGAACGCGTCACGTGTTTCTGA
- a CDS encoding MgtC/SapB family protein encodes MRFLATFQTLDFLDTLLSLTTAFVLGTLIGAERQYRQRTAGLRTNVLVAVGAAAFVDLAMQLAGSDGAVRVIAYVVSGIGFLGAGVIMKEGTNVRGLNTAATLWCSAAVGSCAGADMIAQALALTVFVLAGNTLLRPLVNAINRAPLDEKSSEATYYFKLTVSDQALAGLREYLVERLEAANYPVANIDVVDLGDDQQEITAMLVSTAIDPRELDVVVADLQRRSGVGHATWEVSTKD; translated from the coding sequence ATGCGCTTCCTCGCCACGTTCCAGACCCTCGATTTCCTCGACACGCTGCTTAGCCTGACGACTGCGTTCGTTCTCGGCACGCTGATCGGGGCCGAGCGGCAGTACCGGCAGCGCACCGCGGGGTTGCGGACCAATGTGCTGGTGGCGGTCGGCGCGGCGGCCTTTGTCGATCTTGCGATGCAGCTCGCCGGATCCGACGGCGCCGTGCGCGTCATTGCCTATGTCGTCTCCGGCATCGGCTTTCTCGGCGCCGGCGTCATCATGAAGGAAGGCACCAATGTGCGCGGCCTCAACACCGCGGCGACGCTGTGGTGCTCGGCCGCGGTCGGCAGCTGCGCCGGCGCCGACATGATCGCGCAGGCGCTGGCGCTGACGGTTTTCGTGCTGGCCGGCAACACGCTGCTGCGGCCGCTGGTCAACGCCATCAACCGCGCGCCGCTCGACGAGAAATCATCCGAGGCGACGTATTATTTCAAGCTGACCGTATCCGACCAGGCTTTGGCCGGGCTGCGCGAATATCTGGTGGAGCGGCTGGAGGCGGCGAATTATCCGGTGGCCAATATCGACGTCGTTGATCTCGGCGACGATCAGCAGGAAATCACCGCCATGCTGGTCTCGACCGCGATCGACCCCCGCGAACTCGACGTCGTCGTCGCCGACCTGCAGCGCCGCTCCGGCGTGGGCCATGCGACCTGGGAAGTCAGCACCAAGGACTGA
- a CDS encoding DUF1007 family protein produces MDPRVRGDDSWKGFAATLRLRVLGLLALLVAFAGSLTPAAAHPHVWVTASSELIYAADGSITGVRHAWKFDDMFSTYALQGIESKTKGVFTREELAPLAQTNVESLKEFGFFTFAKTEGSKKQRFLDPVDYYLEQKDGALVLHFTMPFKTPFKARQLALEIYDPSFFVDFGLEKKDPIRLVGAPANCAVVIERPSDAAPAAKKLGEENFMDGAAGGNFGAMFANKITVDCP; encoded by the coding sequence ATGGACCCCCGCGTGCGCGGGGATGACTCGTGGAAAGGTTTTGCCGCGACGCTCAGGCTTCGCGTGCTCGGGCTGCTTGCATTACTGGTGGCCTTCGCCGGCTCCCTCACCCCCGCTGCCGCGCATCCCCACGTCTGGGTCACGGCTTCCAGCGAGTTGATCTACGCTGCCGACGGCAGCATCACCGGTGTGCGCCATGCCTGGAAGTTCGACGACATGTTCTCGACCTATGCGCTGCAGGGCATCGAGTCCAAGACCAAGGGCGTCTTCACCCGCGAGGAACTGGCGCCGCTGGCCCAGACCAATGTGGAATCGCTGAAGGAGTTCGGCTTCTTCACCTTCGCCAAGACCGAGGGCAGCAAGAAGCAGCGCTTTCTCGATCCGGTCGATTACTACCTCGAGCAGAAGGACGGCGCGCTGGTGCTGCATTTCACCATGCCGTTCAAGACGCCGTTCAAGGCGAGGCAACTGGCGCTGGAAATCTACGACCCGTCCTTCTTCGTCGATTTCGGCCTGGAGAAGAAAGATCCGATCCGGCTGGTCGGCGCGCCGGCAAACTGCGCTGTCGTGATCGAACGCCCGAGCGACGCCGCCCCCGCCGCGAAGAAGCTCGGCGAGGAGAATTTCATGGACGGCGCCGCCGGCGGCAATTTCGGCGCCATGTTCGCCAACAAGATCACGGTGGACTGCCCATGA
- a CDS encoding homospermidine synthase: MTTPWPIYAKITGPIVMVGFGSIGKGTLPLIERHLDYDKSRVTVIDPKDEGRKAHCEKQNVRFIQQGVTKENYRELLTPLLTEGGGQGFCVNLSVDTGSKDIMELCNELGALYIDTVNEPWLGFYFDASKGPEARSNYALREATLAAKNARAPGSTTAVSCCGANPGMVSFFAKQALLNVAADLQLNAPEPKTKAEWADLMRQCGVKGIHIAERDTQRSKKPKEPDVFVNTWSVEGFLSEGVQPSELGWGTHEKWMPENAHTHQTGCGAAIYLMQPGADTRVRTWCPTRGPQYGFLVTHNESISISDYFTVRDASGKAVYRPTCHYAYHPADDAVLSLHELFGRAAKMQEKHHILDENEIVDGIDELGVLLYGHGKNAYWFGSQLSIEETRELAPYQNATGLQVTSAVLGGMVWALEHPKEGIVEADEMDFHRLLEIQGPYLGPVKGYYTDWTPLEGRPGLFPEDIDTSDPWQFKNVLVR; encoded by the coding sequence ATGACCACCCCCTGGCCGATCTACGCAAAAATCACCGGACCTATCGTGATGGTCGGCTTCGGCTCGATCGGCAAAGGCACGCTGCCTTTGATCGAACGCCACCTCGACTATGACAAGTCGCGCGTTACCGTGATCGATCCCAAGGACGAGGGCCGCAAGGCGCATTGCGAGAAGCAGAACGTGCGCTTCATCCAGCAGGGCGTCACCAAAGAGAACTATCGCGAGCTGCTGACGCCGCTGCTGACCGAAGGCGGCGGCCAGGGCTTCTGCGTCAACCTGTCGGTCGATACCGGCTCGAAGGACATCATGGAGCTCTGCAACGAGCTCGGCGCGCTCTACATCGACACCGTCAACGAGCCCTGGCTCGGTTTCTATTTCGACGCATCAAAAGGCCCGGAAGCGCGCTCCAACTACGCTTTGCGTGAAGCCACGCTGGCCGCCAAGAACGCGCGCGCCCCGGGTTCGACGACGGCCGTGTCGTGCTGCGGCGCCAATCCCGGCATGGTGTCGTTCTTCGCCAAGCAGGCGCTCTTGAACGTCGCCGCCGACCTGCAGCTCAATGCGCCCGAGCCAAAGACCAAGGCGGAGTGGGCCGACCTGATGCGCCAGTGCGGCGTCAAGGGCATCCACATCGCCGAGCGCGACACCCAGCGCTCGAAGAAGCCGAAAGAGCCGGACGTGTTCGTCAACACCTGGTCGGTCGAAGGCTTCCTGTCGGAAGGCGTGCAGCCGTCCGAACTGGGCTGGGGCACCCATGAAAAATGGATGCCGGAGAACGCGCACACGCATCAGACCGGCTGCGGTGCGGCGATCTATCTGATGCAGCCCGGCGCCGATACGCGCGTGCGCACCTGGTGCCCGACGCGCGGACCGCAATACGGCTTCCTCGTCACCCACAACGAGTCGATCTCGATCTCGGATTATTTCACGGTGCGTGATGCGTCGGGCAAGGCCGTGTACCGGCCGACCTGCCACTATGCCTATCACCCCGCGGATGACGCGGTGCTGTCGCTGCATGAGCTGTTCGGCCGCGCCGCCAAGATGCAGGAGAAGCACCACATCCTCGACGAGAACGAGATCGTCGACGGCATCGACGAACTCGGCGTGCTGCTCTACGGCCACGGCAAGAACGCCTACTGGTTCGGCTCGCAGCTCTCCATCGAGGAGACCCGCGAGTTGGCACCTTACCAGAACGCCACCGGCCTGCAGGTGACCTCCGCCGTGCTCGGCGGCATGGTGTGGGCGCTGGAGCACCCGAAAGAAGGCATCGTCGAAGCCGACGAGATGGATTTCCATCGCCTGCTGGAGATCCAGGGTCCCTATCTCGGCCCGGTGAAGGGCTACTACACCGACTGGACCCCGCTGGAAGGCCGCCCCGGCCTGTTCCCGGAAGACATCGACACCAGCGATCCCTGGCAGTTCAAGAACGTCCTGGTGCGCTGA
- a CDS encoding RidA family protein, giving the protein MTRRLISTGSPFEKAGGYSRAVVDGDFAFVSGTTGYDYTTMVMPADVTAQTQNCFKTIGAALTEAGFEMADIVRATYYITDRADADAVFAVTGAHFGEIRPASAILVVAGLLKPEMKVEIEVTAKRRST; this is encoded by the coding sequence ATGACCCGCCGCCTGATTTCCACCGGATCGCCTTTCGAGAAAGCCGGCGGCTACAGCCGCGCAGTGGTCGACGGCGACTTCGCGTTCGTTTCCGGCACCACCGGCTACGATTACACCACCATGGTGATGCCGGCCGATGTCACGGCGCAGACACAGAACTGCTTCAAGACCATTGGCGCCGCGCTGACGGAAGCCGGTTTCGAAATGGCCGACATCGTGCGCGCGACCTATTACATCACCGACCGCGCCGACGCGGACGCGGTGTTCGCGGTCACCGGCGCGCATTTCGGCGAGATCCGGCCGGCATCCGCCATCCTCGTCGTGGCCGGCCTGTTGAAGCCGGAAATGAAAGTCGAAATCGAAGTGACGGCGAAGCGGCGCTCGACCTGA
- a CDS encoding M3 family metallopeptidase — MSDSLNSVATPHALDNPLLRPWTTPFETPPFAEITPEHFMPAFEQAFFDHAAEISAIVNDNSAPDFANTIIALERAGKLLGRVASVFYDLVSAHSNPALLAIDTEVSLRMARHWNPIMMNAVLFGRIAALHDNRAELGLTSEQMRLLERSYNRFHRSGAGLDEVAKARMAEINERLASLGTSFSHHLLADEQGWCMELGENDTAGLPASFVAAAKAAAEDRGMAGKAIITTSRSSMEPFLKSSTRRDLREKAYKAFIERGNNGNANDNNATIVEILKLREESARLLGFPTFAAYRLEDSMAKTPEAVRGLLERVWKPARERALADRDALQELIAEEGGNFQLAAWDWRFYAEKLRQRRANFDDAAIKPYLALDNMIAASFDTATKLFGVTFEERRDVPVWHPDVRVWEVKDADGKHKALFYGDYYARPSKRSGAWMTSLRDQQKLDGDIAPLILNVCNFSKGTDGQPSLLSPDDARTLFHEFGHGLHGMMSNVTYPSLSGTSVFTDFVELPSQLYEHWQEQPQVLRQFATHYQTGEPLPDDLLQRFIAARKFGQSFATVEFVSSALIDLEFHTQPASASTDVAAFEKKELEKIGMPAEIALRHRPTQFGHIFSGDHYASGYYSYMWSEVMDADAFGAFEEAGNIFDPAVSKRLLDDIYSSGGSVDPEQAYIAFRGRPPAPDALLRRRGLLEPEAA, encoded by the coding sequence ATGTCAGACAGCTTGAACTCCGTGGCCACCCCTCACGCGCTCGACAATCCGCTGCTGCGCCCGTGGACGACCCCGTTCGAGACCCCGCCTTTCGCCGAGATCACGCCCGAGCACTTCATGCCGGCGTTCGAGCAGGCGTTTTTCGACCACGCAGCGGAGATCTCGGCCATCGTCAACGACAATTCGGCGCCGGACTTCGCCAACACCATCATCGCGCTGGAGCGCGCCGGCAAGCTGCTCGGGCGCGTCGCTTCGGTGTTCTACGATCTGGTCTCGGCGCATTCCAACCCGGCGCTGCTGGCGATCGATACCGAAGTGTCGCTGCGGATGGCGCGGCACTGGAACCCGATCATGATGAATGCCGTGCTGTTTGGCCGCATCGCCGCGCTGCACGACAACCGCGCCGAACTGGGTCTGACGTCCGAGCAGATGCGCCTGCTGGAGCGCAGCTACAACCGCTTCCACCGCTCCGGCGCCGGCCTCGACGAGGTGGCCAAGGCGCGGATGGCGGAGATCAACGAACGCCTGGCGTCGCTCGGCACCTCGTTCAGTCACCATCTGCTTGCCGACGAACAGGGATGGTGCATGGAGCTAGGCGAGAACGACACCGCCGGCCTGCCGGCAAGCTTTGTCGCCGCCGCGAAGGCCGCGGCCGAAGACAGGGGCATGGCGGGGAAGGCCATCATCACCACCTCGCGTTCCTCGATGGAGCCGTTCCTGAAGAGTTCGACCCGGCGCGACCTGCGCGAAAAAGCCTACAAGGCCTTCATCGAGCGCGGCAACAACGGCAACGCCAACGACAACAACGCGACCATCGTCGAAATCCTCAAGCTGCGCGAAGAATCCGCCAGGCTGCTCGGCTTCCCGACCTTCGCTGCCTATCGTCTCGAGGATTCGATGGCGAAGACGCCGGAGGCCGTGCGTGGCCTGCTGGAGCGGGTCTGGAAGCCGGCGCGGGAGCGCGCGCTCGCCGACCGCGACGCGCTGCAGGAATTGATCGCCGAGGAGGGCGGCAATTTCCAGCTCGCCGCGTGGGACTGGCGCTTCTACGCCGAGAAGCTGCGGCAGCGCCGCGCCAATTTCGACGACGCCGCGATCAAGCCCTATCTCGCGCTCGACAACATGATCGCCGCCTCGTTCGACACCGCGACCAAATTGTTCGGCGTCACCTTCGAGGAGCGCCGCGATGTCCCGGTGTGGCATCCCGACGTGCGCGTCTGGGAGGTCAAGGACGCCGATGGAAAGCACAAGGCGCTGTTCTACGGCGACTACTATGCCCGGCCCTCGAAGCGCTCCGGCGCCTGGATGACCTCGCTACGCGACCAGCAGAAGCTCGACGGCGACATCGCGCCGTTGATCCTGAATGTCTGCAACTTCTCCAAGGGCACCGACGGCCAGCCCTCGCTGCTGTCGCCGGACGACGCCCGCACGCTGTTCCATGAATTCGGTCATGGCCTGCACGGCATGATGTCGAACGTGACCTATCCCTCGCTGTCCGGCACCTCGGTGTTCACCGACTTCGTCGAACTGCCGTCGCAGCTCTACGAGCACTGGCAGGAGCAGCCGCAGGTGCTCAGGCAGTTCGCAACGCACTACCAGACCGGCGAGCCGTTGCCGGACGATCTCCTGCAGCGCTTCATTGCCGCGCGAAAATTCGGCCAGAGCTTTGCCACGGTGGAATTCGTGTCGTCGGCGCTGATCGATCTCGAATTCCACACCCAGCCGGCCTCGGCCAGCACGGATGTCGCGGCGTTCGAGAAGAAGGAGCTTGAGAAGATCGGCATGCCCGCGGAAATCGCGCTGCGGCACCGGCCGACCCAGTTCGGCCACATCTTCTCCGGCGATCACTATGCCTCGGGCTATTACAGCTACATGTGGTCCGAAGTAATGGACGCCGACGCCTTCGGCGCGTTCGAGGAGGCCGGCAACATTTTCGACCCCGCGGTATCGAAACGTCTGCTCGACGATATCTATTCGTCCGGCGGCTCCGTCGATCCCGAACAGGCCTATATCGCGTTCCGCGGCCGCCCGCCGGCGCCGGACGCGCTGTTGCGTCGGCGCGGGCTGCTGGAGCCGGAGGCGGCGTGA
- a CDS encoding type III PLP-dependent enzyme, giving the protein MTERIQEFLRARRTEGSDIEPCLVVDLDVVRENFHSFAKALPDSRVFYAVKANPAPEVLSLLASLGSCFDCASVQEIQMALDAGATPERISFGNTIKKERDIARAHALGIALFSVDCAPEVEKIARAAPGARVFCRILYDCAGAEWPLSRKFGCDPEMAVDVLELAKRLGLEPYGISFHVGSQQRKVKAWDRALAMASSVFRDCAERGINLSMVNMGGGFPTKYLKEVPAVVQYGRSIFRALRKHFGNAIPETIIEPGRGMVGNAGIIETEVVLISKKSDEDEVRWVYLDIGKFGGLAETMDESIRYAIKSRHDGAEMTPCVLAGPTCDSADVMYEKLPYPLPVTLEIGDKLLIEGTGAYTSTYSAVAFNGFPPLRTFHI; this is encoded by the coding sequence ATGACCGAACGTATCCAGGAATTCCTCCGCGCCCGCCGTACCGAAGGCAGCGATATCGAGCCCTGCCTGGTCGTCGATCTCGATGTCGTGCGCGAGAACTTTCACAGCTTCGCCAAGGCGCTGCCGGACAGCCGGGTGTTCTACGCGGTGAAGGCCAATCCGGCGCCGGAAGTGCTGTCGCTGCTGGCATCATTGGGCTCGTGCTTCGACTGCGCCTCGGTGCAGGAGATCCAGATGGCGCTCGACGCCGGCGCGACCCCTGAGCGCATCTCGTTCGGCAACACCATCAAGAAGGAACGCGACATCGCGCGCGCCCATGCGCTGGGCATCGCGCTGTTCTCGGTCGACTGCGCGCCCGAGGTCGAGAAGATCGCGCGCGCCGCGCCCGGCGCCCGCGTGTTCTGCCGCATTCTCTACGATTGCGCCGGCGCCGAGTGGCCGCTGTCGCGCAAATTCGGCTGCGATCCGGAAATGGCCGTCGACGTGCTCGAACTCGCCAAGCGTCTTGGCCTCGAGCCCTATGGCATCTCGTTCCATGTCGGCTCGCAGCAGCGCAAGGTGAAGGCGTGGGACCGCGCGCTGGCGATGGCGTCGAGCGTGTTCCGCGACTGTGCGGAGCGTGGCATCAACCTCTCCATGGTCAACATGGGCGGCGGATTCCCGACCAAGTACCTGAAGGAAGTCCCGGCGGTCGTGCAGTACGGCCGTTCGATCTTCCGTGCGCTGCGCAAGCACTTCGGCAACGCGATCCCGGAGACCATCATCGAGCCGGGTCGCGGCATGGTCGGCAATGCCGGCATCATCGAAACCGAAGTCGTTCTGATCTCGAAGAAGAGCGACGAGGACGAGGTGCGTTGGGTCTATCTCGACATCGGCAAGTTCGGCGGTCTCGCCGAGACGATGGACGAGTCGATCCGCTACGCCATCAAGTCGCGCCACGATGGCGCCGAGATGACGCCCTGCGTGCTCGCCGGCCCGACCTGCGATTCCGCCGACGTGATGTACGAGAAGCTGCCCTACCCGCTGCCGGTGACGCTGGAGATCGGCGACAAGCTGCTGATCGAAGGTACCGGCGCCTACACGTCGACCTATTCGGCCGTGGCGTTCAACGGCTTCCCGCCCTTGCGCACCTTCCACATCTGA